A region of the Thermodesulfobacteriota bacterium genome:
CTTCTATCCAAGGCTTATAAGTGAAGAGGCGGTGCTGGTGCTTATTTTTACCCATAATATCCGCTACGAAACTTCTTTTTGTGTTGAAGGGGTAATGATTGACCGATGTGTCAACTATGTCCTTAGACTCAAACTATCCTTGGGGGAGATGACGTTTCTATTTTTCTTTAAGCAGACTGGGAGTATACAACTTCTAGGGCGTTATACCCGATACGTTATACTCCTTAACCCCAGGGTCTCTTTCTTTCGTCGGCGCGAGAAGTATTAGGAAATTGGATTACCTCTTGTACCTCCCCATCAATTGGCCTTTCGCCAGGATATGACCCTCCATCGCCTTTAGTAATTCGGCCTTAGTGGCTCCAGCCTCAAGATTAATTTCATTATCCAGAGCATAGAGCTTAAAATAATATCTATGCGTGCCACCTGGCGGGCATGGTCCGCCATAACCAATTTTGCCAAAATCATTTCTTCCTTGTTGTGCCCCATTTGGGAGTGTCTGTTGAGGTGGTATATTCTCAGTTAACTCCTTTGTGTTTGCGCGTAAATTAAAGATAACCCAATGTACCCACGTTCCCCTAGGTGCATCCGGGTCATCGCAAATAAGTGCAAGGCTCTTTGTTCCCACGGGAACGGAATCCCACGATAGAGGAGGAGAGATATTCGGACCATCGCATGTATACCGCTTCGGTATCATGCCTCCTTCCTTGAATGCTGTGCTGCTAATCGTGATTTTCATTTTCTTCCTTTTTTATTTTTATCTTTATTACGATGAATTCCATAATTTTATAAATCTATGTTCATTGCTGTGCTTTTCTGTGTGAAGAAGCATGAATAAGGAAATCTGGCATAAAGCATAATATACTGTTTTCTACTTCTTAGGCCCTTCAGCGTAGTGAGCCATTCCCGATACATCGATTACCACTATAGGTTCGCTTCCAACGACCCAAGCATCATGACCAGAGGGAGCATCGATACATCACCTGGACCAAACTCTTCTTCTGTACTGTTATCCATTCGTACCCTCAATCTTCCTGAAACGTGATACTGTGTGTGCGGAGCCTCGCGGCTTTTGGTTTTGACCATAGGTTTAACCGATTC
Encoded here:
- a CDS encoding YbhB/YbcL family Raf kinase inhibitor-like protein, with product MKITISSTAFKEGGMIPKRYTCDGPNISPPLSWDSVPVGTKSLALICDDPDAPRGTWVHWVIFNLRANTKELTENIPPQQTLPNGAQQGRNDFGKIGYGGPCPPGGTHRYYFKLYALDNEINLEAGATKAELLKAMEGHILAKGQLMGRYKR